In the genome of Anas platyrhynchos isolate ZD024472 breed Pekin duck chromosome 21, IASCAAS_PekinDuck_T2T, whole genome shotgun sequence, one region contains:
- the OPRL1 gene encoding nociceptin receptor, with translation MKILVAFLLSPGAESQVLGTGWRLRMDPLFPAHILEDPDLRKLLNDSSMLNLSFLPTNWFNNSTGDSFLPLSIKITIVVVYSIVCIVGLVGNCSVMYVIVRFTKMKTATNIYIFNLALADTLCLMTLPFQGTDTFLGFWPFGNVLCKIAISIDYYNMFTSTFTLTMMSVDRYIAICHPIKALDIRTPHKAKVVNVCIWALASVFGIPAMVMGSAENENNEIDCLIKLPSPVDYWDPVFGICVFLFSFMIPVLIITICYSLMIRRLKNVRVLSGSKEKDRNLRRITRMVLVVVAVFIICWTPIQIFVLVQCLGAKAESELELAISCFCTALGYANSSLNPVLYAFLDENFKACFKKFCFPSAFRTELQMSNRMCSIAKDVAYACKNSEGTNNPA, from the exons ATGAAAATCCTGGTGGCCTTCCTTCTCAGCCCTGGTGCAGAGTCCCAG GTCCTTGGCACGGGCTGGAGGCTCAGGATGGACCCCCTCTTCCCTGCCCACATTTTGGAAGACCCCGACCTGCGCAAGCTGCTGAACGACTCCTCCATGCTGAACCTCAGCTTCCTCCCCACCAACTGGTTCAACAACAGCACGGGGGACAGCTTCCTGCCGCTGAGCATCAAGATCACCATCGTGGTCGTCTACTCCATCGTCTGCATCGTGGGGCTGGTGGGCAACTGCTCCGTCATGTACGTGATCGTCAG ATTCACCAAGATGAAGACAGCCACCAACATTTACATCTTTAACCTCGCTCTGGCCGATACCTTGTGTCTGATGACCTTACCCTTCCAGGGTACGGACACGTTCCTGGGCTTCTGGCCCTTTGGCAATGTCCTCTGCAAGATTGCCATCTCTATAGACTACTACAACATGTTCACCAGCACCTTCACCCTGACAATGATGAGCGTCGACCGCTACATCGCGATCTGCCACCCGATCAAAGCCCTGGACATCCGCACTCCCCACAAGGCCAAGGTGGTGAACGTCTGCATCTGGGCACTGGCTTCTGTCTTTGGCATCCCGGCGATGGTGATGGGatctgcagaaaatgaaaacaatg AAATTGATTGTCTAATTAAGCTCCCTTCACCCGTGGATTACTGGGATCCAGTGTTTGGCATCTGCgtctttctcttctccttcatgATCCCCGTGTTGATCATTACCATTTGCTACAGCCTCATGATCCGACGCCTCAAGAACGTCCGCGTCCTCTCAGGCTCCAAGGAGAAGGACCGAAACCTGAGGCGCATCACCCGCATGGTCCTGGTGGTGGTGGCCGTCTTCATCATCTGCTGGACTCCCATCCAGATTTTTGTGCTGGTCCAGTGCCTGGGTGCCAAGGCAGAGAGCGAGCTCGAGCTGGCCATCTCCTGCTTCTGCACGGCGCTGGGCTACGCCAACAGCAGCCTGAACCCCGTCCTCTACGCCTTTTTGGATGAGAACTTCAAGGCGTGCTTCAAGAAGTTCTGCTTCCCCAGCGCCTTCAGGACGGAGCTGCAGATGTCCAACAGGATGTGCAGCATTGCCAAGGATGTGGCTTATGCCTGCAAGAACTCGGAGGGGACTAACAATCCGGCCTGA